A section of the Metabacillus endolithicus genome encodes:
- a CDS encoding extracellular solute-binding protein: MSVLMLVSLALAGCSSSSSSEEGGSGSADEKKVIKFMHLWPEGSSNAQFSIVKDIITEYESEHDVKIETEILNPDQYREKLKVLASSNELPDIGMTWSDGFIQPYVEGDMLAPLDDIVDSSNLKDAFIPGVKESYAVDGKTYGLPLELNISYVFYNKEIFEKYNLEVPTTFEEYKNVVKTLADNGVTPTTVGAKDGWPASFWFMYMADRIGGSTILTDVIDGKAKFDDPSIVKAAEEIQNLVDMGGFVKGASALSNDDAKGYFMNEQAAMFLTATWELPNYTTSPDVAQEFKDKIGYFKFPTYEGGKGTEINSYVGGPGVGLFVAKDSKVQEEAKDFTAFLVEKWGEKAVTDAGVIPATKVDTSSLDLAPMYIDILKDLSEASNVTTYFDTQSSPAVSELHHDLVTALFGKQVTPEEFVKQHADELAKEQK; this comes from the coding sequence ATGTCTGTTCTTATGCTTGTTTCTTTAGCACTTGCAGGTTGTTCTTCCTCAAGTTCTTCAGAAGAAGGTGGTAGTGGTAGTGCAGATGAAAAGAAAGTAATTAAATTTATGCATTTATGGCCAGAAGGAAGTTCAAATGCTCAGTTTTCAATTGTAAAAGATATTATTACTGAATATGAAAGTGAACATGACGTTAAAATTGAAACAGAAATTTTAAATCCTGATCAATACAGAGAAAAGCTTAAAGTTCTTGCTTCATCAAATGAGTTACCAGATATCGGTATGACTTGGTCTGATGGATTCATTCAACCTTATGTAGAAGGTGATATGTTAGCTCCACTAGACGATATCGTTGATAGCAGTAATCTTAAAGATGCTTTTATCCCAGGTGTAAAAGAATCATACGCAGTTGACGGAAAAACTTATGGTCTTCCTTTAGAATTAAATATTTCATATGTTTTCTATAACAAGGAAATCTTTGAAAAGTACAACCTAGAAGTTCCAACAACTTTTGAAGAATACAAGAATGTTGTAAAAACATTAGCTGATAATGGAGTTACTCCTACTACTGTAGGTGCAAAAGATGGTTGGCCAGCATCATTCTGGTTTATGTATATGGCAGACCGCATTGGTGGTTCGACAATCTTAACTGATGTTATTGATGGAAAAGCAAAATTTGATGATCCTTCAATTGTTAAAGCAGCAGAAGAAATTCAAAACCTTGTAGATATGGGTGGATTCGTAAAAGGTGCTAGTGCGTTATCAAATGATGATGCAAAAGGTTATTTCATGAACGAACAAGCAGCAATGTTCTTAACAGCTACTTGGGAATTACCAAACTATACAACTAGCCCAGATGTAGCTCAAGAGTTTAAAGATAAAATTGGCTACTTCAAGTTCCCAACTTATGAAGGTGGTAAAGGAACTGAAATTAATAGCTATGTAGGTGGTCCTGGTGTTGGATTATTCGTAGCAAAAGATTCTAAGGTTCAAGAAGAAGCAAAAGACTTCACTGCATTCTTAGTTGAAAAATGGGGAGAAAAAGCTGTAACAGATGCTGGTGTTATTCCTGCAACAAAAGTTGATACATCTAGTTTAGATCTTGCTCCAATGTATATTGACATCTTAAAAGATTTAAGCGAAGCATCAAATGTTACAACATATTTTGATACTCAATCAAGCCCAGCTGTGTCTGAACTACACCATGATTTAGTAACTGCTCTATTTGGAAAACAAGTAACTCCGGAAGAATTTGTTAAACAACATGCGGATGAGCTTGCGAAAGAGCAAAAATAA
- a CDS encoding carbohydrate ABC transporter permease, whose product MSNVLNETQKNTTLSANYKTNKSLGRRVGYGILYLILGIIAIVQVYPLVWLFMFSLKTNQEVFGMSPFALPQDPQWGNYAKAWTTGNIDVYFFNSVLYTVLAVIITVILASFVTFAITRMYWKLSGLVLGLFMAGYMIPLHSTLIPLFNIFKSVNLIDNPVSIILSYVAFNLPITIMILTGFYRSIPREIEEAAVMDGCSIHRIFFQITLPMTVPVLSTTVIINMIYNWNEFVFVNTFLSSDKWKTITVGVNNFVGQYLTDWGAIGATLMISIIPVLIAYFILSDRIVEGIAAGSVKG is encoded by the coding sequence ATGTCAAATGTTTTAAATGAAACACAAAAAAATACGACCCTATCTGCTAATTATAAAACAAATAAATCACTTGGAAGAAGAGTTGGGTATGGAATTCTTTACTTAATTCTAGGAATTATAGCGATAGTCCAAGTGTATCCGTTAGTTTGGCTATTTATGTTTTCATTAAAAACAAATCAAGAGGTATTTGGAATGTCCCCATTTGCACTGCCACAAGATCCACAATGGGGAAACTATGCGAAGGCTTGGACAACAGGTAATATTGATGTTTACTTTTTTAATAGTGTACTATACACCGTTTTAGCCGTTATTATCACTGTTATTCTTGCTAGCTTTGTAACATTCGCTATTACAAGAATGTATTGGAAATTAAGTGGATTAGTGCTTGGTTTGTTTATGGCTGGATATATGATTCCGCTACATTCAACATTAATTCCACTGTTTAATATCTTTAAATCAGTCAATCTAATTGATAACCCAGTTTCAATTATCTTGTCGTATGTTGCATTTAATTTACCAATTACGATCATGATCTTAACAGGTTTTTATAGATCAATTCCTAGGGAGATTGAAGAAGCAGCTGTTATGGATGGATGTTCTATTCATAGAATCTTCTTCCAAATTACACTACCAATGACGGTGCCTGTTCTTTCAACAACTGTCATTATTAACATGATTTATAACTGGAACGAATTTGTATTTGTAAATACTTTCTTAAGCTCTGATAAATGGAAAACCATTACAGTTGGAGTAAACAACTTTGTTGGGCAATATTTAACAGATTGGGGAGCAATTGGTGCAACATTAATGATCAGTATCATCCCAGTATTGATTGCTTATTTCATTCTAAGTGATCGAATTGTCGAAGGAATTGCTGCAGGATCTGTAAAGGGTTAA
- a CDS encoding STAS domain-containing protein, producing MKEELKYIGQKIVENDLELAKKVVFQKDSILMKQIELSKLPIAERIKYRAILIRYFGEALYGNLDEIREKVICWGREAAQIAIRDNISLSSTLRGIYLYRTVIWDAFTEELNKREFAPITMLDVSKIIDPLLDLVCEIIGEEFEKHNQKLMEVAYTALEELSVPVVPIVKGIVVLPIVGAVDTHRAKLIMDISLHESVRLGVSYLILDVSGVPIIDTMVANQLFQVVKALQLTGVEVIITGIRPEIAQTVVKLGIHFGEIKTRATMMQALNELGITKS from the coding sequence ATGAAGGAAGAATTAAAATACATAGGGCAAAAAATTGTTGAGAATGACTTAGAACTTGCTAAAAAAGTTGTGTTTCAAAAGGATTCCATTCTTATGAAGCAGATTGAATTATCGAAGTTGCCAATAGCAGAACGTATCAAATATAGAGCCATTCTCATTCGTTATTTTGGTGAGGCTCTTTATGGTAACCTTGATGAGATACGAGAAAAGGTGATCTGTTGGGGAAGAGAGGCTGCACAAATTGCGATAAGGGATAATATTTCTTTAAGCAGCACATTAAGAGGGATTTATTTATATCGAACTGTTATCTGGGATGCTTTTACTGAAGAGTTGAATAAAAGGGAATTTGCTCCTATTACGATGCTTGATGTTTCTAAAATTATTGATCCGTTATTAGATTTAGTCTGCGAAATTATTGGTGAGGAATTTGAGAAACATAACCAGAAGTTAATGGAGGTGGCTTATACAGCACTTGAGGAACTCTCTGTACCTGTAGTTCCTATTGTAAAAGGTATTGTAGTGCTTCCTATAGTTGGGGCAGTAGATACACATCGTGCAAAATTGATTATGGATATCTCATTACATGAATCTGTTAGATTAGGTGTGTCTTATCTGATTTTAGATGTGTCTGGTGTGCCGATTATTGATACAATGGTTGCCAATCAATTATTTCAAGTTGTAAAAGCATTACAATTAACAGGTGTAGAAGTTATCATAACGGGAATTCGCCCGGAAATTGCTCAAACTGTTGTAAAGCTTGGTATTCATTTTGGAGAGATTAAGACTAGGGCCACAATGATGCAGGCACTAAATGAACTTGGTATTACAAAATCCTGA
- a CDS encoding MDR family MFS transporter gives MEHLENRQKVMIMIAIMSAMFFAAVNMTIVGTALPKIVSQIGGMEYFDWVFTVYMLTSTITAMLVGKLSDIYGRKIFILIGITIFMIGAFLCGTADDIVQLILYRGLQGFGGGMIMSCAFTTVGDLFAPRERGRWQGLLGGVFGLSSLFGPTLGGYIVDNFDWHWIFWVFLPIGFFAFALIFKLYPSQKAKERESIDFLGSIALTITIVSLLLGFTWAGDKYEWASFEIIGLFSLTILSLIAFIMIELRVKSPVLPLYLFKNSVFSVSNIAGMLMGMGMFGTIMYVPFYVQGVQGESATVSGLVEMVMTISMVTSSIIVGNLITKTGKYKIFALLGLIIMAVGLVLNSTLEVESTLTRLILQLIVVGIGLGVNMPVFNITVQNAVSHKYLGVATSAMQTFRQIGGTIGVALLGSVMGNKMADELASTQGEGVPAPPPEMAENMAQLQNPQVLMDTEQLEAIRSELPAEMTPFFDQFIQLLKEALNTSLTTVFIVSAGIVSLAFIVTLFLKEIPLRTTNNDDETEDQKKEFVANH, from the coding sequence ATGGAACACTTAGAAAACAGACAAAAAGTTATGATTATGATTGCCATTATGTCAGCCATGTTTTTTGCTGCAGTTAACATGACAATCGTAGGTACTGCTTTACCAAAAATCGTCTCTCAAATAGGCGGAATGGAATACTTTGACTGGGTATTTACCGTCTATATGTTAACATCTACAATCACTGCTATGTTAGTTGGTAAATTGTCTGATATATACGGTAGAAAAATATTTATACTAATTGGTATAACCATCTTTATGATTGGTGCTTTTTTATGCGGAACTGCAGATGATATTGTTCAATTAATCTTATACCGCGGGCTTCAAGGCTTTGGTGGCGGGATGATTATGTCTTGTGCATTCACAACTGTTGGAGATTTGTTCGCCCCTCGTGAACGCGGGAGATGGCAAGGACTTCTTGGTGGCGTATTCGGACTTTCAAGTTTATTCGGTCCAACACTCGGTGGATATATTGTTGATAACTTTGACTGGCACTGGATTTTCTGGGTATTCCTCCCGATCGGATTTTTTGCCTTTGCTTTAATATTTAAATTATATCCATCTCAAAAAGCAAAAGAGAGAGAATCAATCGACTTTCTTGGTTCGATTGCATTAACAATTACAATCGTTTCATTATTACTAGGGTTTACCTGGGCAGGAGATAAATATGAATGGGCTTCTTTTGAAATTATTGGCTTATTTTCACTTACAATCTTATCTCTAATTGCCTTTATCATGATTGAACTAAGAGTTAAAAGTCCTGTTCTTCCTCTTTACTTGTTTAAAAACAGTGTTTTCTCTGTATCTAATATAGCGGGAATGCTGATGGGAATGGGAATGTTCGGTACAATTATGTATGTTCCATTCTACGTTCAAGGAGTTCAAGGGGAGTCAGCGACAGTCTCTGGATTAGTTGAAATGGTCATGACCATTTCAATGGTTACCTCGAGTATTATTGTAGGTAACTTAATTACGAAGACAGGAAAATATAAAATTTTTGCCCTTCTTGGATTAATCATTATGGCAGTAGGACTTGTGTTAAATTCTACACTTGAAGTTGAATCAACTCTCACACGATTAATTCTTCAATTAATTGTTGTAGGAATTGGACTTGGCGTCAATATGCCTGTGTTTAATATCACTGTTCAGAATGCTGTAAGTCATAAGTACCTTGGTGTTGCAACATCAGCGATGCAAACATTCAGACAAATAGGGGGTACAATTGGGGTTGCTTTGTTAGGATCTGTTATGGGAAATAAAATGGCAGATGAGTTAGCGAGTACTCAAGGAGAAGGTGTTCCTGCCCCACCCCCTGAAATGGCTGAAAACATGGCACAATTACAAAATCCACAAGTATTAATGGATACAGAACAATTAGAAGCCATTCGCTCAGAATTACCTGCAGAAATGACGCCTTTCTTTGACCAGTTTATCCAGCTATTAAAAGAAGCTTTAAATACTTCTTTAACAACTGTATTTATCGTATCTGCTGGTATTGTTTCATTGGCATTCATTGTCACTCTTTTCCTAAAAGAGATTCCATTGAGAACAACAAATAACGATGATGAAACAGAAGATCAAAAGAAAGAATTTGTGGCTAATCATTAA
- a CDS encoding TetR/AcrR family transcriptional regulator produces the protein MDEKRKLLIDAATKIFSKKGYFSTSVQEIAEQCSMSKASLYKMFSSKEELFIEVFEYHQNMMFKKAFRYSTDESLSPRDLLLKQLSTQIEDFIERKDFILMQLKDVPLSENSDFRLLMQKMRFRITQWQKECLLQAYGNHINLYCWDLTITLQGLIKEFLSILANKNEKVNVLAISTYIVDRLDSIVNDLLTTRPDPLLTEERILHFLNLTNSSSISKTDEIAKQFLIIEQYISNYNNEETKNNLSSSLNLLKDELKAQKPRSFLIDVLLHYFEKEVGLTQTTIKLRSLITELYTGGN, from the coding sequence TTGGACGAAAAGAGGAAGCTATTAATCGATGCTGCAACTAAAATTTTTTCTAAAAAAGGCTATTTTTCAACATCAGTTCAAGAAATTGCGGAACAATGCTCAATGTCAAAAGCATCTTTATATAAGATGTTTTCATCTAAAGAAGAATTATTTATAGAGGTGTTTGAGTATCACCAAAATATGATGTTTAAAAAAGCATTTCGTTATTCCACTGATGAATCATTATCACCAAGAGATCTCTTACTCAAGCAATTAAGTACACAAATTGAAGACTTTATTGAGCGAAAAGATTTTATTCTCATGCAGTTAAAGGATGTGCCACTTTCTGAAAACAGTGACTTTAGATTATTAATGCAAAAGATGAGATTCAGAATTACACAGTGGCAAAAGGAGTGCCTTCTGCAGGCATATGGGAATCATATTAATCTATATTGCTGGGACCTAACTATAACTTTACAAGGATTAATAAAGGAGTTTCTCTCCATCCTTGCCAATAAAAATGAAAAAGTTAACGTTCTAGCTATATCAACCTATATAGTTGATCGTTTAGATTCAATAGTAAATGATTTGTTAACCACTAGACCTGATCCACTTTTAACAGAGGAAAGAATTTTACACTTTTTAAACCTTACTAATAGTTCCTCTATCTCTAAAACGGATGAGATTGCCAAACAATTTTTAATTATCGAACAATACATAAGTAACTATAACAATGAAGAAACAAAAAATAATCTTTCTTCATCTCTTAATCTGTTAAAAGATGAATTAAAGGCCCAAAAGCCTCGAAGCTTTTTAATTGATGTTCTTTTACATTACTTTGAAAAGGAAGTAGGTCTAACTCAAACCACAATAAAGCTTCGCTCACTTATAACTGAGTTGTATACAGGAGGTAACTAA